The Ornithodoros turicata isolate Travis chromosome 7, ASM3712646v1, whole genome shotgun sequence genome includes a region encoding these proteins:
- the LOC135400869 gene encoding uncharacterized protein LOC135400869: MRQEALNMDISMTQPITPGRVSQPAMEDHRVQTSELRRMELDMVTDGQPTANGSKCLHAKRPRTDSDNDNLINDNDSRCSNTENVEHNDENSNMEDDEGFITVVHKKNRKSGIPVILRPVKPDESFLGANPNTVAREVMTATQERIKNHRIASDGSIVITVATLPAAKALLALTSLANIAVTTRVPDSYARNVGRITGLRTRYTDTQLLEFLRPAGAVEVRRQQFFRTNEDGTTKATDSDSVIITFKSDIKMPEHIELGFNTYRVQEYFTPTQKTIKVHTDYVWTCVDSYDFEWKWYGTLWNYMVLKRYAYGLLRCTNGIHMACADFYGGRTGSIESVYGTLWQPFKVRRASLRTSVTAVQVSIQQTSVCTESLGRHRNHI; the protein is encoded by the coding sequence ATGCGACAGGAAGCCTTGAATATGGACATTTCCATGACCCAACCGATTACACCAGGACGTGTGTCACAGCCCGCTATGGAAGACCACCGAGTTCAAACCAGCGAGTTGAGAAGAATGGAATTAGATATGGTAACGGACGGACAACCCACAGCGAATGGAAGTAAGTGCCTCCATGCTAAACGACCACGCACGGACTCTGATAACGACAATCTCATAAACGACAATGATAGTCGATGCAGCAACACTGAAAACGTCGAACACAACGACGAGAACAGTAACATGGAAGATGACGAAGGTTTCATTACCGTCGTTCACAAAAAGAACCGGAAATCAGGAATCCCTGTCATTCTCCGTCCCGTGAAACCTGATGAGTCTTTCCTGGGCGCCAACCCTAACACGGTTGCCAGAGAAGTAATGACGGCAACTCAAGAACGGATCAAGAACCACAGAATTGCATCTGACGGCAGTATAGTAATTACCGTGGCCACCCTGCCCGCAGCGAAAGCCCTACTAGCTTTAACAAGCCTAGCAAACATTGCAGTGACTACGCGGGTGCCGGATTCTTACGCAAGAAATGTAGGCAGGATAACCGGCCTCAGAACACGGTATACTGATACACAGCTGTTGGAATTCCTCCGTCCAGCAGGTGCCGTTGAAGTCCGCAGACAGCAGTTTTTCCGCACCAATGAAGATGGCACCACAAAAGCGACAGATTCAGACAGTGTGATAATCACTTTTAAGTCAGATATCAAGATGCCAGAGCATATCGAACTCGGCTTCAACACATACCGCGTACAGGAGTACTTTACCCCAACACAAAAAACCATAAAAGTCCATACAGATTATGTATGGACTTGTGTGGACTCTTACGACTTTGAATGGAAATGGTATGGAACGCTATGGAATTATATGGTCCTCAAACGCTACGCGTACGGACTGCTACGGTGCACCAATGGAATCCATATGGCATGTGCGGACTTCTATGGTGGCCGTACGGGTTCCATAGAGAGTGTGTACGGAACTCTATGGCAGCCGTTCAAAGTCCGTAGAGCGAGTTTGCGGACTTCTGTGACGGCCGTACAGGTGTCCATACAGCAAACTTCTGTGTGTACGGAATCTCTTGgcaggcatagaaatcataTTTAG